The following proteins come from a genomic window of Paenibacillus spongiae:
- a CDS encoding LacI family DNA-binding transcriptional regulator, with protein sequence MEEGLIRRKAVAQLAGVSEATVSRVLNGVGPVKEETRRRVMEAAKQLNYVPNALAQRFARQKSGNLGVILPLLPKVNVFSTYYFSEILSGIGHTAKHSGYDLLMLFREPGEPREYANLFRTQKVDACIILGAQNIPTDYDALEELQLEGHPFCLINQRFDGKPYNTVDADHRMGSFDAVTHLMQQGCQRIWFLNGPPVFSNSLDRLEGYRQALEAAGMTFDPDRVLAGNYSRKSGYAHAEAFAELIRTGQADAIIAANDRMAIGLLQGLKEKGVRAGADYALVGCDDSDGARLTDPPLTSIAVPFYEVGSEAASRLLGTLAETEPPVPFTVKLPVRLVARASSEV encoded by the coding sequence CTGGAGGAAGGACTTATTCGCAGAAAAGCAGTTGCTCAACTTGCTGGCGTGTCGGAAGCGACCGTATCCCGCGTTCTGAACGGTGTCGGACCGGTCAAGGAGGAGACGCGCAGACGCGTCATGGAAGCTGCGAAGCAGCTGAATTATGTGCCCAATGCGCTTGCTCAACGATTTGCCCGTCAGAAGAGCGGTAACCTGGGCGTGATCCTGCCGCTGCTCCCGAAGGTGAACGTGTTCTCCACCTACTACTTCTCCGAGATTCTGAGCGGGATCGGCCATACGGCCAAACATAGCGGTTACGACCTGCTCATGCTGTTCCGGGAACCGGGCGAGCCGCGGGAATACGCCAATTTGTTTCGGACGCAGAAGGTCGACGCTTGCATTATTCTCGGCGCGCAGAATATCCCTACCGATTATGATGCGCTTGAAGAGCTTCAGTTGGAGGGCCATCCCTTCTGCCTTATTAATCAACGATTTGACGGCAAGCCGTACAATACCGTCGATGCCGATCATCGAATGGGAAGCTTCGACGCTGTCACCCATCTCATGCAGCAGGGATGTCAACGTATTTGGTTTTTGAACGGCCCTCCTGTGTTCTCGAACAGCTTGGACCGCCTTGAAGGCTATCGTCAGGCGCTTGAAGCGGCCGGCATGACGTTCGATCCGGACCGGGTGCTGGCCGGCAATTACAGCCGCAAGAGCGGTTACGCCCATGCGGAGGCGTTCGCCGAACTGATTCGCACCGGTCAGGCGGATGCAATCATAGCCGCCAATGACCGGATGGCGATCGGTCTGCTGCAAGGGCTGAAGGAGAAGGGGGTTCGTGCGGGGGCCGATTATGCGCTTGTCGGATGCGATGATTCCGACGGAGCCCGGCTGACCGACCCGCCGCTGACGTCTATCGCCGTACCGTTCTATGAAGTGGGATCGGAGGCGGCTTCGAGGCTGCTGGGAACGCTTGCGGAGACGGAACCGCCCGTTCCGTTCACGGTCAAGCTGCCTGTGCGTCTTGTGGCGCGGGCATCGTCCGAAGTGTAA
- a CDS encoding Gfo/Idh/MocA family protein — protein MSNVRIGMVGYKFMGKAHSNAYRALPMFFPQVNRPVMKAICGRDPQGVETARAQFGWESAETDWRKLIGRDDIDLIDINAPSDAHKEIALAAAAAGKHIFCEKPLALTYADSVEMLEAAEKAGVKHMVGFNYRFAPAVQLAKKLISEGRIGTINHFRGFFLQDWIVDPSFPLVWRLQKEIAGSGSHGDLGAHVVDMARFLVGEFDEVIGMSETFVKERPLPSSMTGLSAKGDENAPRGPVTVDDATLFLARFKSGALGSIEATRFAPGHRCTNSFEINGSKGSIKFDFERMNELEVYFADDAEDVQGFRRVLATDPSHAYMDAWWPAGHTIGYEHTFTHEVHELMTAIAEDRQPVPNFVDGVRCQAVLEAVELSIQERRWVSLREFE, from the coding sequence ATGAGCAATGTACGAATCGGCATGGTCGGCTATAAATTTATGGGGAAGGCGCACAGCAATGCCTACCGCGCGCTTCCGATGTTTTTTCCGCAGGTGAACAGACCGGTGATGAAGGCCATATGCGGCCGCGATCCTCAAGGTGTCGAGACGGCACGCGCGCAATTCGGATGGGAGAGCGCGGAGACGGATTGGCGGAAGCTGATCGGCCGCGACGATATCGACTTAATTGACATTAATGCTCCAAGCGATGCGCATAAAGAGATCGCGCTGGCGGCAGCGGCAGCAGGCAAGCATATTTTCTGCGAGAAGCCGCTGGCACTTACTTATGCCGATTCTGTCGAGATGCTCGAAGCCGCCGAGAAAGCGGGCGTGAAGCACATGGTCGGTTTCAATTACCGGTTTGCGCCTGCCGTACAGCTGGCGAAGAAGCTGATATCGGAAGGCCGGATCGGCACTATCAATCATTTTCGCGGCTTCTTCCTTCAGGATTGGATCGTCGATCCGAGCTTTCCGCTCGTCTGGCGCCTCCAGAAGGAAATCGCCGGTTCCGGCTCGCACGGCGATCTTGGCGCGCATGTCGTCGACATGGCGCGTTTCCTGGTCGGCGAGTTCGATGAAGTTATCGGAATGAGCGAAACGTTCGTTAAGGAGCGCCCGCTGCCTTCGTCCATGACAGGATTGAGCGCCAAAGGAGACGAGAATGCACCGCGCGGACCTGTAACTGTGGATGACGCCACGCTGTTTCTGGCCCGCTTCAAGAGCGGCGCATTGGGAAGCATCGAGGCGACGCGCTTTGCGCCGGGACACCGCTGCACGAACTCGTTCGAGATCAATGGAAGCAAGGGCAGCATCAAGTTCGATTTCGAACGCATGAACGAGCTCGAGGTTTATTTCGCCGATGATGCCGAAGACGTACAAGGCTTCCGCCGCGTGCTCGCGACCGATCCGTCGCATGCTTATATGGATGCGTGGTGGCCGGCCGGGCATACCATTGGCTACGAGCATACGTTTACGCATGAGGTGCACGAGCTGATGACGGCTATCGCAGAGGACAGGCAGCCGGTCCCTAACTTTGTGGATGGGGTTCGGTGTCAGGCGGTTCTCGAAGCGGTTGAGTTGTCGATTCAAGAACGCCGCTGGGTTTCTCTCCGTGAGTTTGAATAA
- a CDS encoding DUF445 domain-containing protein — protein MKKENVKSFADASLVASFLGTLAAFPFQHSFIGGLFFSGFSAATIGGIADTFAVSALFRHPLRIPWPRFMGTRIIPRNRDRLVNELVSMVQHELLSIPNIQRKLDHYHVAGLLMTYLKERGGEQDMERLAQRFVSDIIHTVDVREMAESLQNFLLDQAGELQISDLLADIGEWTISNGYDDKLIEFFVHELVRLVQTDEFREMAERIINSAIETYENGRSNRKFVNSMAGISGDNLSQMVQEKLSLFLLEMLSPEHPNHLKLKEQAASIVQRLRSDEALRARVEKAKLTLLSFLREQLDLGTYLEKFAQVYRQKIAQQPDDAVFPWLAPSIHALIGKLDKNEAAVDRLDALIKKNVLGWIENKHDSIGKLVRDGLNAFSEEALLQFVHDKAGRDLQFIRLNGTFVGGLIGIILYLATFWIGR, from the coding sequence ATGAAAAAAGAAAACGTGAAAAGCTTTGCGGACGCCTCGCTCGTGGCGTCCTTCCTCGGAACGCTGGCTGCCTTTCCCTTTCAGCATTCCTTTATCGGTGGCTTATTCTTCTCCGGCTTCAGTGCTGCAACGATCGGCGGCATTGCGGATACGTTCGCGGTCAGCGCCCTCTTCCGCCACCCGCTGCGCATTCCGTGGCCGCGGTTCATGGGAACGCGGATCATTCCCAGAAACCGCGATCGTCTTGTGAATGAACTCGTCTCGATGGTTCAGCATGAGCTTCTGTCCATTCCGAATATTCAGCGAAAGCTGGATCACTACCACGTAGCCGGATTGCTTATGACCTACCTCAAGGAGCGCGGCGGCGAACAGGATATGGAACGGCTGGCGCAGCGCTTCGTATCCGATATCATTCATACGGTCGATGTCCGGGAGATGGCAGAGAGTTTGCAAAACTTTCTTCTCGATCAAGCAGGCGAACTGCAAATCTCCGACTTACTCGCCGACATCGGAGAATGGACCATTTCCAATGGATATGACGATAAACTGATCGAGTTTTTCGTGCACGAACTGGTACGCCTCGTCCAAACCGACGAGTTTCGCGAAATGGCTGAGCGGATCATTAATTCTGCCATCGAAACGTACGAGAATGGCCGGTCAAACCGTAAATTCGTCAATTCGATGGCCGGCATAAGCGGCGATAACCTGAGCCAGATGGTTCAGGAGAAACTCTCCCTATTTCTTCTGGAGATGCTCTCTCCCGAGCATCCGAATCACCTGAAGCTGAAGGAACAAGCCGCCTCCATCGTTCAGCGTCTCCGCAGCGATGAAGCGCTTCGGGCCCGTGTCGAGAAAGCGAAGCTTACGCTTCTTTCCTTTTTGCGGGAACAGTTGGACTTGGGGACCTATCTGGAGAAGTTCGCCCAGGTCTATCGCCAGAAAATCGCGCAGCAGCCGGACGATGCTGTGTTCCCATGGCTTGCGCCAAGCATCCATGCTCTAATCGGCAAGCTTGATAAGAACGAGGCGGCCGTTGACCGGCTGGACGCTTTAATTAAGAAGAATGTCCTCGGATGGATTGAGAATAAGCATGACAGCATCGGCAAGCTCGTACGCGACGGCCTGAATGCCTTCTCGGAAGAGGCGCTCTTGCAATTCGTCCATGACAAGGCAGGGCGCGATCTCCAGTTTATCCGCCTGAACGGAACCTTTGTGGGCGGATTGATCGGGATCATACTCTATTTGGCAACATTCTGGATAGGCAGGTGA
- a CDS encoding TM2 domain-containing protein — protein MSYNIAMKSQLDARELLILEQEVKNNGKNMVVAYILWYFLGLFGGHRFYMKKTGSAVAQLILSITVIGMIVTSIWWLVDAFLLHTWVKERNREVEAQVMNEIMSQKHFENAMNR, from the coding sequence ATGAGCTACAATATCGCAATGAAGAGTCAGCTTGACGCTCGCGAGCTCCTCATTCTCGAGCAAGAAGTAAAGAATAACGGCAAGAACATGGTCGTCGCGTACATCCTCTGGTATTTCCTCGGGCTGTTCGGCGGACACCGCTTCTACATGAAGAAGACCGGATCGGCTGTCGCGCAATTGATTTTGTCGATTACGGTGATCGGCATGATCGTGACCAGCATCTGGTGGCTAGTGGACGCATTTCTTCTTCATACTTGGGTGAAAGAGCGCAACCGCGAAGTAGAAGCTCAGGTCATGAACGAAATTATGTCCCAAAAACATTTTGAAAACGCGATGAATCGCTAG
- a CDS encoding molybdopterin molybdotransferase MoeA encodes MPVYARPRVAVLATGAELQPVEAPLAPGCIRDSNSAMVAALIEQCGGQPILLGRLEDEPAAVSAALADAMRHADVIVTTGGVSVGDYDVMAAIMRGIGEDRSEAHANKPLFDKVSMRPGSPTSAAVMNGKLLFALSGNPGACFVGFELFVRPALQRLQGVEAEASLPVQVTAKLAADFDKGSPHERFVRTRLYVDGGVLHADPLAFGKSSMMASIPDADGLIRIPAGASGAASGTLVEVILLNNRLL; translated from the coding sequence GTGCCGGTGTATGCGCGCCCGCGCGTCGCGGTGCTCGCGACGGGCGCGGAGCTGCAGCCCGTCGAGGCGCCGCTCGCGCCGGGCTGCATCCGCGACAGCAACAGCGCCATGGTCGCGGCGCTGATTGAGCAGTGCGGCGGCCAGCCGATCCTGCTCGGCCGCCTGGAGGACGAGCCCGCAGCCGTCTCGGCCGCGCTTGCGGATGCGATGCGGCATGCCGATGTCATCGTCACGACCGGAGGCGTATCTGTCGGCGATTATGACGTTATGGCGGCTATCATGCGCGGCATCGGTGAGGACCGCTCCGAAGCGCATGCGAATAAGCCGCTATTCGATAAAGTGTCTATGCGGCCAGGGAGCCCGACATCGGCGGCCGTCATGAACGGCAAGCTGCTGTTTGCGCTGTCGGGCAATCCCGGCGCATGCTTCGTCGGCTTCGAGCTGTTCGTGCGTCCAGCCCTGCAGCGGCTGCAGGGCGTGGAAGCGGAGGCATCGCTTCCGGTTCAGGTCACCGCCAAGCTTGCCGCGGATTTCGATAAAGGCAGTCCCCACGAGCGATTTGTGCGTACTCGCCTCTACGTTGACGGCGGCGTCCTCCATGCGGATCCGCTGGCTTTCGGCAAATCGAGCATGATGGCTTCAATACCTGACGCTGACGGGCTTATCCGCATTCCGGCAGGCGCAAGCGGTGCGGCAAGCGGAACGCTGGTCGAAGTCATTCTTCTTAATAATCGCTTACTGTGA
- the zwf gene encoding glucose-6-phosphate dehydrogenase → MTQVSKQESIAAAGAVYYLFGATGDLARRKLFPALFNLYKEGKLAEDFAVVGLARRPRTNEQFRADVYESIGEFSRHKSDDAEQWNKFAEHFVYMSLDINNVDGFRELSRLTEELDAKFGIPGNRLFYLALAPELFGPVSFNLRDGGLLESRGWKRLVIEKPFGYDLESARKLNEQLSQVFKENEIFRIDHYLGKEMVQNIEVIRFANAFFEPLWNNKHIANVQITLSETVGVEERGGYYDKSGALRDMAQNHMLQMLAMIAMEPPSRLHPEDIRDEKVKALRSLRPYPTSDEVAKHVVRGQYTEGSLKGKPLPGYRQEDSVSPDSVTETYFAARVFVDNFRWAGVPFYLRTGKRLPVKTTEVVIEFKNVPDNVLFANRHDLSPNLLVIRVNPMEGIYIKINAKKPGSDNIVQPVSMEFCQSCQIGLNTPEAYERLIYDAARGESTYFTRWDEVAQAWSFVDRIAEAWREDSSKLHNYAAGSWGPARTDELLAEDGFHWWPVNGQDEDNVIWISGNGK, encoded by the coding sequence ATGACCCAAGTGAGCAAACAAGAATCGATCGCCGCAGCGGGAGCGGTATATTACTTGTTCGGAGCAACAGGTGATCTGGCGCGACGGAAGCTGTTTCCCGCGCTGTTCAATTTGTATAAGGAAGGCAAACTGGCGGAGGATTTCGCGGTGGTCGGACTTGCCCGCAGACCCCGTACGAACGAGCAATTCCGCGCGGACGTATACGAATCCATCGGCGAGTTCAGCCGTCACAAATCGGATGACGCGGAGCAATGGAACAAGTTCGCCGAGCACTTCGTATACATGTCGCTCGATATTAATAATGTAGACGGTTTCCGCGAGCTGAGCCGGCTGACGGAAGAGCTTGATGCGAAATTCGGCATCCCCGGGAACCGGCTGTTCTACTTGGCGCTCGCGCCGGAGCTGTTCGGCCCTGTATCTTTCAATCTCCGCGACGGCGGTCTGTTAGAAAGCCGTGGCTGGAAGCGCCTGGTAATCGAGAAGCCGTTCGGTTATGACCTCGAATCCGCGCGCAAGCTGAACGAGCAGCTTAGCCAAGTGTTCAAGGAGAATGAGATTTTCCGTATCGATCACTATCTCGGCAAGGAAATGGTTCAGAATATTGAAGTCATCCGGTTTGCGAATGCCTTCTTCGAGCCATTGTGGAATAATAAACATATCGCTAACGTTCAGATCACGCTATCGGAGACGGTCGGCGTCGAAGAACGCGGCGGTTATTACGATAAATCCGGCGCACTTCGCGACATGGCGCAGAATCATATGCTGCAGATGCTTGCCATGATCGCGATGGAGCCGCCTAGCCGCCTGCATCCGGAGGATATCCGCGACGAGAAGGTGAAGGCGCTTCGTTCGCTCCGTCCTTATCCGACGAGCGATGAAGTAGCGAAGCACGTCGTGCGCGGGCAGTATACGGAAGGCTCCCTGAAGGGCAAGCCGCTGCCAGGCTACCGCCAAGAGGATTCGGTTTCTCCGGATTCGGTAACCGAGACTTATTTTGCGGCACGCGTATTCGTGGATAATTTCCGCTGGGCCGGCGTTCCGTTCTATCTCCGTACGGGTAAGCGGCTGCCTGTCAAGACGACGGAGGTCGTCATCGAGTTCAAGAATGTACCGGATAACGTCCTATTCGCGAACCGTCACGATTTGTCACCGAATCTGCTCGTCATTCGGGTTAACCCGATGGAAGGCATCTATATCAAGATCAATGCCAAGAAGCCGGGCTCGGACAATATCGTACAGCCAGTGTCGATGGAATTTTGCCAAAGCTGCCAGATCGGCTTGAATACACCGGAAGCGTACGAGCGTCTGATCTACGATGCGGCGCGCGGCGAATCCACGTACTTCACCCGCTGGGATGAAGTGGCGCAGGCTTGGTCGTTCGTAGACCGTATTGCCGAGGCGTGGCGGGAAGACAGCTCCAAGCTGCATAATTATGCAGCGGGTTCATGGGGGCCGGCAAGAACGGACGAGCTGCTGGCGGAAGACGGCTTCCATTGGTGGCCGGTGAACGGACAGGACGAGGATAACGTGATCTGGATTTCGGGGAACGGTAAGTAA
- a CDS encoding DUF445 domain-containing protein: MTHKRRADLILLAVALCFIGSSITLYLYPEVWWTRLLFYMTEAGVVGGLADWYAVTALFRHPLGIPGKHTAIIPRNRVKLIDGVVTMVETQLLPPERLKEKLEEASIMNTVIEWLDDRFPRGALAQQGWKWVASLLKQLDFSKTSRDWDEQLKQLLKRKDITPYAGKALQAVLDHGNIHLWLDRLVDQIALRADTPATKDFILQLLRNEHEKQLNQGSAITRFLKKAASIFAEESDALNLDDAAEVLYRDLVQLVNDLRSHDHELRILLIDMLRRLAEDLGQRPDLSATVESWKLEVLERVSFTPSIEALLASLNKLPEEVQEDGTFGTETVSSGLAGLREWVGGFIEDYWEQFKQDESKKAWIERYIKLFLNKVIDTEHRLIGQIVRDTLDAFTEKRLIAFIEDKVGEDLSRIRINGSLVGAGIGALLYGLLHGIYEPILQAFGR, translated from the coding sequence GTGACGCACAAACGAAGAGCAGACCTTATTTTACTCGCTGTCGCCCTTTGCTTCATCGGATCGTCCATCACTCTTTATCTATATCCGGAAGTCTGGTGGACGCGTCTGTTGTTCTATATGACGGAAGCGGGAGTGGTGGGCGGCTTAGCCGACTGGTATGCCGTCACGGCGCTGTTCCGGCATCCGCTGGGCATTCCCGGCAAGCATACGGCGATCATCCCGCGCAACCGCGTGAAATTGATCGACGGAGTCGTCACAATGGTCGAAACGCAGCTTCTTCCGCCTGAGAGGCTGAAGGAGAAACTCGAAGAAGCCTCTATTATGAATACGGTCATAGAATGGCTCGATGACCGGTTCCCGCGGGGGGCATTGGCTCAGCAGGGCTGGAAGTGGGTCGCCAGTCTGTTGAAGCAGCTTGATTTCTCCAAAACCTCGAGAGATTGGGACGAACAGCTGAAGCAGCTGCTCAAGCGCAAGGACATCACGCCCTATGCAGGAAAAGCGTTACAGGCCGTTCTCGATCACGGCAATATTCACCTCTGGCTGGATCGGCTTGTCGATCAGATCGCCCTGCGGGCAGATACGCCGGCCACCAAAGATTTCATTCTGCAGCTGCTCCGCAATGAGCACGAGAAACAGCTCAACCAAGGGAGTGCCATAACCCGCTTTCTCAAAAAAGCAGCGTCCATCTTCGCGGAAGAATCCGATGCCCTTAATTTGGATGATGCAGCCGAAGTGCTCTATCGCGATTTGGTCCAGCTCGTGAACGATCTGCGCAGCCATGATCATGAGCTGAGGATTCTGCTCATCGATATGCTTCGCCGTCTCGCCGAAGACCTTGGCCAGCGGCCAGACTTATCGGCAACGGTTGAATCATGGAAGCTGGAGGTGCTGGAGCGCGTATCGTTCACTCCTTCGATTGAGGCGCTGCTTGCATCGCTGAACAAGCTGCCGGAAGAAGTGCAGGAAGACGGCACCTTCGGCACAGAAACCGTTAGCTCGGGATTAGCCGGATTACGGGAATGGGTCGGCGGCTTCATTGAGGATTACTGGGAACAGTTCAAGCAGGACGAGAGCAAGAAAGCGTGGATTGAACGGTATATCAAGCTTTTCCTCAATAAAGTGATCGATACCGAGCACCGCCTGATCGGCCAAATTGTCCGGGACACGCTGGATGCATTCACCGAGAAGCGATTGATCGCCTTCATTGAAGATAAGGTAGGCGAGGACTTGAGCCGGATCCGGATCAACGGCTCCTTGGTCGGGGCCGGAATCGGCGCCCTCTTGTACGGGCTGCTGCACGGCATCTACGAGCCGATCCTGCAAGCTTTCGGCCGCTGA
- a CDS encoding NINE protein, translating to MLTKQDLTLNELMVFSSEMRSVEKSTAIAYLMLLGGHLGLHRFYLKRKGSGALQLILFIVATIFYVFTAIASSLESDALTIISVLLFVLPAIALFIWVIVDLFLLPGMIRQYNGALEQEILQEIVRYRHMEQLMGRGKLQDN from the coding sequence ATGCTCACGAAACAAGACCTAACCTTAAATGAGCTGATGGTATTCTCATCCGAGATGAGATCGGTGGAGAAATCCACGGCAATCGCCTATTTAATGCTGCTGGGCGGCCATCTCGGTCTGCACCGTTTCTATTTAAAGAGGAAAGGCAGCGGTGCCCTTCAGCTCATTCTCTTTATAGTGGCTACCATCTTCTATGTGTTTACCGCCATCGCATCCTCATTGGAATCCGATGCGCTGACGATTATTTCGGTGCTCTTGTTCGTTCTTCCCGCCATCGCCCTGTTCATCTGGGTCATCGTTGATTTATTCCTGCTGCCAGGCATGATTCGACAGTACAACGGGGCGCTCGAACAAGAGATTCTGCAAGAAATCGTCCGTTATCGCCATATGGAGCAGCTGATGGGCAGAGGCAAGCTTCAGGACAACTAA
- a CDS encoding peptide chain release factor 3: protein MSKTLTDELKREVEKRRTFAIISHPDAGKTTLTEKLLLFGGAIREAGSVKARKASRHATSDWMEIEKQRGISVTSSVMQFDYSGHRINILDTPGHQDFSEDTYRTLTAADSAVMLIDVAKGVEAQTIKLFQVCSKRGIPIFTFINKLDREGRSPFELMEEIEQVLGIRSVPMNWPIGMGRELCGVYDRMNNQVELFQGNDHSKIEVRKVEDYRDPIIREMAGEYLHEQLIQDLELLDVAGDPFDFDKVRAGELSPVFFGSAVNNFGVQTFLENFLKLAPQPTSRMSINGEIEPTNEKFSGYIFKIQANMNPAHRDRIAFMRICSGRFDRGMSVKHVRAGKDIKLSQPQQFLAQDRDIIESAYPGDIVGLFDPGIFRIGDSLAQGSEIIFDELPTFSPELFAKVTVKNALKHKQYQKGIDQLTEEGTIQVFRTTSFDDTILGVVGQLQFEVFEYRMRAEYGVEIQLQRMPFQFARWIVDDKIDPTKYRINSTLVKDKKENYVALFENEYAMRTAMEKNPSSKFLEMAP from the coding sequence ATGAGCAAAACGTTAACAGATGAACTGAAACGAGAAGTGGAGAAACGGCGGACCTTCGCCATCATCTCTCACCCGGATGCGGGAAAAACGACGCTGACCGAGAAGCTGCTGCTCTTCGGCGGCGCGATCCGCGAGGCGGGTTCGGTCAAGGCGCGCAAAGCTAGCCGTCATGCAACATCAGACTGGATGGAGATCGAGAAGCAGCGGGGGATCTCCGTTACTTCATCGGTCATGCAGTTCGATTATTCCGGACACCGCATTAATATTCTGGATACGCCCGGTCACCAGGACTTCAGTGAAGACACGTACCGGACGTTAACCGCTGCAGATAGCGCGGTTATGCTGATCGACGTCGCCAAAGGCGTCGAGGCGCAGACCATCAAGCTGTTCCAGGTCTGCAGCAAGCGGGGAATCCCTATTTTCACCTTCATTAACAAGCTCGACCGTGAAGGACGCAGCCCTTTCGAGCTGATGGAAGAGATTGAACAGGTGCTCGGTATACGCTCGGTTCCGATGAACTGGCCGATCGGTATGGGACGCGAGCTGTGCGGCGTATATGACCGGATGAACAATCAGGTGGAGCTGTTCCAGGGCAACGACCATTCCAAGATCGAAGTACGCAAGGTCGAGGACTACAGAGACCCGATCATTCGCGAGATGGCGGGCGAATACTTGCACGAGCAGCTTATTCAAGATTTGGAGCTGCTTGACGTTGCAGGCGATCCGTTCGATTTCGATAAAGTTCGGGCCGGCGAATTGAGTCCGGTATTCTTCGGCAGCGCGGTGAATAACTTTGGCGTACAGACATTCCTTGAGAACTTTCTCAAGCTTGCGCCGCAGCCGACTTCCCGCATGAGCATAAACGGGGAAATCGAGCCGACGAACGAGAAGTTCTCCGGCTACATCTTCAAGATCCAAGCGAACATGAACCCTGCTCACCGCGACCGGATTGCGTTTATGCGGATCTGCTCGGGCCGTTTCGACCGGGGAATGAGCGTGAAGCATGTACGGGCAGGCAAGGATATCAAGCTGTCCCAACCTCAGCAGTTTCTGGCGCAGGATCGCGATATTATCGAATCGGCATATCCAGGCGACATCGTCGGTTTGTTCGACCCGGGCATATTCCGGATCGGCGACTCGCTGGCGCAAGGCAGTGAAATTATTTTCGATGAGCTGCCGACATTCTCGCCTGAGCTGTTCGCGAAGGTAACGGTGAAGAATGCGCTTAAGCATAAGCAGTATCAGAAGGGGATCGATCAGCTGACCGAGGAAGGCACGATCCAGGTGTTCCGCACGACGAGCTTCGACGATACGATTCTCGGCGTTGTAGGGCAGCTGCAGTTCGAAGTATTCGAATACCGGATGCGCGCCGAGTACGGCGTCGAAATCCAATTGCAGCGGATGCCGTTCCAATTCGCCCGCTGGATTGTAGATGATAAAATCGATCCGACCAAGTACCGGATTAACTCCACGCTTGTTAAAGACAAGAAGGAAAACTACGTGGCTTTGTTCGAGAACGAGTACGCGATGCGAACCGCTATGGAGAAGAATCCATCGTCCAAGTTTTTGGAGATGGCACCGTAA
- a CDS encoding YwmB family TATA-box binding protein, which yields MPRTVETKRPRIRKQTGTLLAVIMLLALAGYALWSGKTTTGTTEPSDGESAIQHDFSAVWTWMEPELTGGSERGDWSFRFNGRWTMEQANEAAALLELTLEPSQDHAAGSGEAVYRGELELADYTLRMLLQIDSGTESADGGAGTSPSGDAVLLLQFPEGSLRSQIQEAVAKVEQAVRRANAQYEGSFAVRGEPKDKAATKRITRKAAAAVQEDYDDGHTASIAYASQKLKTSVMSGGKRINLQIAGVNGAPGTQPQIIVGVPLITGDYLEQD from the coding sequence GTGCCTCGGACAGTAGAGACGAAGAGACCCCGTATCCGGAAGCAGACGGGTACCTTATTGGCTGTCATCATGCTGCTCGCTTTGGCGGGTTACGCGCTGTGGAGCGGCAAGACAACAACCGGAACTACAGAGCCTTCTGACGGCGAATCAGCGATTCAGCATGATTTTTCTGCGGTATGGACATGGATGGAGCCGGAGCTGACAGGCGGTTCGGAGCGGGGGGACTGGTCCTTCCGGTTCAATGGGCGATGGACGATGGAACAGGCCAATGAAGCGGCGGCTCTACTTGAGCTGACGCTTGAGCCATCGCAAGACCATGCTGCCGGTTCCGGTGAAGCCGTCTATCGCGGGGAGCTTGAACTCGCGGACTATACGCTCAGGATGTTGCTGCAGATTGACAGCGGGACAGAATCCGCGGATGGCGGAGCCGGAACCTCTCCGTCAGGTGACGCCGTCCTGCTTCTTCAATTCCCCGAAGGCAGTCTGCGATCGCAGATTCAAGAAGCGGTGGCGAAGGTCGAACAAGCTGTGAGAAGAGCGAACGCGCAGTATGAAGGCAGCTTTGCCGTCCGCGGAGAGCCGAAGGACAAGGCTGCAACGAAGCGGATTACAAGGAAGGCTGCCGCTGCTGTACAAGAAGATTACGACGACGGACATACGGCCAGTATTGCTTATGCGAGCCAGAAGCTGAAGACCTCCGTCATGAGCGGCGGCAAGCGGATCAATCTGCAGATCGCCGGGGTGAACGGAGCCCCCGGCACGCAGCCTCAAATCATCGTCGGGGTACCGCTTATAACCGGCGACTACCTGGAACAGGATTAG